The Flavobacterium sp. HJ-32-4 genome contains a region encoding:
- a CDS encoding OmpH family outer membrane protein, translated as MKKILVMLAIATAAVSCETKETTSASAGVKTAYIDTEKMMEDCIECKDITEKYKAKGEEIGKKFEVEEANFKAEAASFEQNARANGQAWAQQKGAELSKKQQYLEYTAQQVSQQLQMQHASEMDSVKKSIREVIKTYGKEKGYDYIFGTGDSPSVLYAKDSYDITKEVTELVNEKYKGKKEEKPEAKKEEKKN; from the coding sequence ATGAAAAAAATCCTTGTTATGCTCGCCATCGCCACTGCGGCAGTTTCATGCGAGACAAAAGAAACGACTAGTGCATCCGCCGGCGTCAAAACCGCCTACATCGATACGGAAAAGATGATGGAAGACTGCATCGAATGCAAAGACATTACTGAAAAATACAAAGCGAAAGGCGAAGAAATTGGCAAAAAGTTTGAAGTCGAGGAAGCCAACTTTAAGGCCGAAGCCGCCAGTTTCGAGCAGAACGCCCGTGCAAACGGACAGGCGTGGGCCCAGCAGAAAGGGGCTGAGTTGTCAAAGAAACAACAGTACCTCGAGTACACCGCCCAACAAGTGTCGCAGCAACTCCAAATGCAGCATGCGTCAGAGATGGACAGCGTAAAGAAATCGATCCGTGAGGTCATCAAAACGTATGGCAAGGAAAAAGGCTATGACTATATCTTCGGAACCGGTGATTCGCCTTCTGTGCTGTACGCAAAAGACAGCTACGATATCACCAAAGAGGTTACCGAACTGGTAAACGAGAAATACAAAGGCAAGAAGGAGGAAAAGCCGGAAGCCAAGAAAGAAGAGAAAAAGAACTAA
- a CDS encoding DUF4175 family protein — protein sequence MDNAGDREKFNTYFPSQLLLLSVINNVNRTVDNSTIIYDKLEGFIRKYYTNELLRGILLFTGLGLLYFLFTLCLEYFLWLRPSGRTVLFWAFVLVEVFLLGRYILFPLSRLFKLQKGIGYDEASAIIGRHFSEVSDKLTNFLQLSRDNNKSELLLASIAQKADALQPIPFTNAVNYRKNRKYLPLALLPVLFFLVFYISGNGSVLNQSLDRVVHFRTSYTPPAPFRFVVVNESLATEQGSDFVFQVRTVGRIVPEDATIFIGDENYSMESVEPGLFEYRFQKPSGTELFHVEANNIPSRDYELQVVAVPAISNFVMRVDFPSYLRRPSQTIKGTGNAVVPEGARVTWDVGTVATAAVEWATGEATFPFAKDGNRFRFTRTIQQPIDYQVLTSNDKVRHHERLTYQLSVVKDQFPSINVGNAPDSLKVAKDVLVGRVADDYGLAALHIVYYPQGKENLAKKAALPVKKELFDQFIFTFPANLPVEQGVSYEYYFEVSDNDAPHGYKKSRSTVFSDRIATDEEKEDQLFQQQNNTMNGLEKSVKEQNKQLNELDKLQNLTKQKDNLDFKDQKKVDEFIKRQEQQDKMMKEFSEKLKKNLDEFKTDKKDEFKEELKDRIEKNEKLSEETQKLLDQLKELNDKIRQEELMEKMDQLKQSSKNQVKNLQQLVELTKRYYVQKKAEQLANKLKDLSEKQEKLANNDKENTAEKQNEIQKEFDKIQEDLKELQQENQELKSPMDIPKSEEMQKAVDEDMKNASDQLQKDNKAGAKPKQKSAARKMQQMSANMMQSMQSGEMEQMDEDIKTLRQILDNLVAYSFSQEDLMKDFRELKRSSPSYNKNLKRQQDLKQQFVHVDDSLFAMSLRNPKIGETITEEVGNVHYNVDKSLDNLVEGNVPKGVTNQQYATAAANRLADMLSDVMNGMQMSMSGMMGQGKPKPGQGEGMQLPDIIQKQGQLGQQMQQSMQGQKPGEKPGEKPGEKPGEGQGQKPGDGKQGKDGKSGKEPGGKGQSGQGEGENGEDGEGQAGEIMRIYKEQRQLREALERELEKKGMGGTGQNAVNQMKELEKQLLNKGFRNETLQRMFNAKQELLKLERAMQQQGEEKKRQSQTNRKEFTNTATPIDPALQQYLNSIEILNRQTLPLRANYNRKVQEYFKGNDNL from the coding sequence ATGGACAACGCAGGCGATAGGGAGAAGTTTAACACTTACTTTCCGTCGCAATTGTTACTTTTATCGGTTATTAACAATGTGAACCGCACGGTGGATAATTCAACGATCATTTACGACAAACTCGAAGGCTTCATCCGGAAGTACTATACCAATGAGCTATTGAGGGGAATCCTGTTATTTACAGGGCTCGGGTTGCTGTATTTTCTTTTTACGTTATGCCTGGAGTATTTCCTCTGGCTGCGTCCGTCGGGGCGCACGGTGTTGTTCTGGGCGTTTGTTTTGGTGGAAGTGTTCCTGCTTGGGCGCTACATCCTGTTTCCGTTGTCCCGCCTGTTCAAATTGCAGAAGGGGATTGGATACGATGAAGCATCGGCTATCATTGGACGGCATTTTTCCGAAGTGTCTGACAAGCTCACGAACTTTCTTCAATTGTCGCGCGATAACAACAAGTCGGAGTTATTACTGGCCTCGATCGCACAAAAAGCGGATGCCTTGCAGCCCATTCCGTTCACCAACGCCGTAAACTATCGCAAGAACCGGAAATACCTTCCGTTGGCGTTGTTGCCGGTGTTATTTTTCCTGGTGTTTTATATCTCCGGAAACGGCAGTGTACTGAACCAAAGTCTGGATCGCGTAGTGCATTTCCGCACCTCGTATACGCCGCCGGCACCGTTCCGTTTTGTAGTGGTGAACGAAAGCCTGGCCACCGAACAGGGAAGTGATTTCGTGTTCCAGGTTCGCACAGTGGGTCGCATCGTGCCGGAAGATGCCACGATCTTCATCGGCGATGAAAATTATTCGATGGAATCGGTTGAGCCGGGCCTGTTTGAGTACCGGTTTCAAAAACCATCCGGTACGGAATTGTTCCACGTGGAGGCCAATAACATCCCGTCGCGGGATTACGAATTGCAAGTGGTGGCAGTGCCGGCGATCTCCAACTTTGTGATGCGGGTGGATTTCCCATCCTATCTCCGCCGTCCGTCCCAAACCATCAAAGGAACCGGTAATGCGGTCGTGCCGGAAGGTGCGCGCGTTACCTGGGATGTAGGCACGGTCGCGACAGCGGCAGTAGAATGGGCCACAGGTGAGGCGACGTTTCCGTTTGCTAAAGACGGCAATCGTTTCCGCTTCACACGCACCATCCAACAGCCGATCGATTATCAGGTGCTGACGTCAAACGATAAGGTCCGTCATCACGAGCGGCTGACGTATCAATTGTCGGTGGTGAAAGACCAGTTTCCGTCGATCAACGTGGGCAATGCACCCGATAGCCTGAAAGTAGCGAAAGACGTTTTGGTTGGACGGGTGGCCGATGATTATGGATTGGCCGCGCTTCATATCGTGTATTATCCACAAGGAAAGGAAAACCTCGCAAAGAAGGCGGCGCTTCCCGTAAAGAAAGAACTGTTTGACCAGTTCATCTTTACTTTCCCGGCAAACCTCCCGGTAGAGCAGGGCGTGTCGTATGAGTACTATTTTGAAGTGTCGGATAACGATGCACCGCACGGCTATAAGAAGTCGCGCTCAACTGTATTCTCAGACCGTATCGCGACCGACGAAGAGAAGGAGGACCAGTTGTTCCAACAACAGAACAACACTATGAACGGACTGGAGAAGTCGGTCAAAGAACAGAACAAGCAGCTCAACGAGCTTGACAAATTGCAGAACCTGACCAAGCAGAAGGACAACCTTGATTTCAAAGACCAGAAGAAAGTCGACGAGTTCATCAAGCGGCAGGAGCAGCAGGATAAGATGATGAAGGAGTTCTCAGAGAAACTCAAGAAAAACCTCGACGAGTTTAAGACAGATAAGAAAGACGAATTCAAAGAAGAGCTAAAAGACCGTATCGAAAAGAACGAAAAGCTCTCAGAGGAGACCCAGAAATTACTGGACCAACTGAAGGAACTCAACGACAAAATCCGGCAGGAAGAGTTGATGGAAAAGATGGACCAACTCAAACAAAGCTCGAAGAACCAGGTGAAGAACCTGCAGCAGTTGGTGGAGTTGACGAAGCGGTATTATGTGCAGAAGAAGGCAGAGCAACTGGCGAACAAATTGAAGGATTTGTCGGAGAAGCAGGAGAAACTCGCCAACAACGACAAAGAGAATACAGCGGAGAAGCAGAACGAGATCCAGAAGGAGTTCGACAAGATACAGGAAGACCTAAAGGAGTTGCAACAGGAGAACCAGGAGCTGAAGTCGCCTATGGATATCCCGAAGTCGGAAGAGATGCAAAAGGCCGTCGATGAAGACATGAAGAACGCGTCGGATCAGTTGCAAAAAGACAATAAGGCAGGCGCCAAGCCAAAGCAGAAAAGCGCCGCCCGGAAGATGCAACAAATGAGTGCGAACATGATGCAGTCGATGCAATCAGGTGAGATGGAACAGATGGATGAAGACATCAAAACGCTGCGCCAGATACTCGACAACCTGGTGGCGTATTCGTTTTCACAAGAGGATTTGATGAAGGATTTCCGCGAACTGAAACGGAGCTCACCGTCCTACAATAAGAATCTCAAACGCCAGCAAGACCTCAAGCAGCAGTTCGTGCACGTAGACGACAGTCTGTTTGCAATGTCGCTCCGCAATCCGAAAATTGGTGAAACGATTACCGAAGAAGTGGGTAACGTGCATTACAACGTTGACAAATCGCTGGATAACCTGGTGGAGGGGAATGTGCCGAAAGGCGTCACGAATCAGCAGTATGCCACCGCGGCGGCCAATCGTTTGGCAGATATGTTGAGCGATGTGATGAATGGCATGCAGATGTCGATGTCGGGTATGATGGGACAAGGAAAACCGAAACCCGGACAAGGCGAAGGTATGCAGTTGCCGGATATCATACAGAAGCAAGGACAATTGGGCCAGCAGATGCAGCAGAGCATGCAGGGGCAAAAGCCGGGCGAGAAACCCGGTGAAAAGCCCGGAGAGAAACCAGGTGAAGGACAAGGCCAGAAGCCCGGCGACGGCAAACAGGGCAAAGATGGCAAGTCGGGCAAAGAGCCCGGCGGAAAAGGACAGTCGGGCCAGGGAGAAGGCGAGAATGGCGAAGATGGAGAAGGGCAGGCCGGTGAGATCATGCGTATATATAAGGAGCAGCGACAATTGCGGGAAGCGCTCGAACGCGAGTTGGAGAAGAAGGGAATGGGCGGCACCGGACAGAACGCCGTGAACCAGATGAAGGAACTGGAGAAGCAATTGCTCAATAAAGGTTTTCGTAATGAGACCTTGCAACGCATGTTCAACGCTAAGCAGGAGTTGCTGAAGTTGGAGAGAGCCATGCAGCAACAGGGCGAAGAAAAGAAACGCCAGTCGCAGACGAACCGAAAGGAGTTTACCAATACGGCCACACCAATCGACCCTGCTTTGCAACAGTACCTGAACAGTATTGAAATATTAAACCGGCAAACCTTACCTTTGCGCGCGAATTACAACCGAAAGGTGCAGGAATATTTCAAAGGCAATGATAACCTTTAA
- the mnmG gene encoding tRNA uridine-5-carboxymethylaminomethyl(34) synthesis enzyme MnmG, which produces MFQDVYDVIVVGAGHAGSEAAAAAANLGSKTLLVTMSLQNIAQMSCNPAMGGIAKGQIVREIDALGGYSGIVSDKTGIQFKMLNKSKGPAMWSPRVQSDRMRFAEEWRLMLERTPNLDFYQEMVSGLLIENGKVRGVRTSLGIEIRGRAVVLTNGTFLNGLIHIGEKQFGGGRAGESASFGITEDLVRAGFESGRMKTGTPPRVDGRSLDYSKMNEEKGDARPDKFSYSDETRPLERQKSCWMTYTSNDVHDILREGFDRSPMFNGRIKSLGPRYCPSIEDKINRFADKERHQLFIEPEGWDTVEVYVNGFSTSLPEDVQYKALKSVAGFENVKFFRPGYAIEYDYFPPTQLKHTLETKLVENLYFAGQINGTTGYEEAASQGLMAGINAHLKIHEKDPLVLRRDEAYIGVLIDDLITKGTEEPYRMFTSRAEYRTLLRQDNADFRLTPKSFEIGLASESRMRRMEHKFAEAEKMVQFFRTTSVSVAEMNPILESKDSAPIIQSDKLFKLLSRPQVDLDDLMTVESVATYINEHQPDREILEQAEVQVKYAGYIERERNNADKLTRLEDVKIPDSFDYDKVRSMSIEARQKLKHIRPVTISQASRISGVSPSDISVLLIHMGR; this is translated from the coding sequence ATGTTTCAAGATGTATATGATGTGATTGTAGTAGGGGCTGGGCATGCCGGTTCCGAGGCTGCTGCCGCCGCTGCTAATCTGGGTTCAAAGACTCTATTGGTAACGATGAGTTTGCAGAACATCGCACAAATGTCGTGCAACCCTGCCATGGGCGGCATTGCAAAGGGACAGATCGTTCGCGAGATTGACGCCCTCGGAGGCTACTCGGGTATTGTGTCGGATAAGACGGGCATACAATTCAAAATGCTAAACAAGTCGAAAGGACCTGCCATGTGGTCGCCGCGCGTGCAAAGTGACCGGATGCGGTTTGCGGAAGAGTGGCGATTGATGTTAGAGCGCACACCCAACCTCGACTTCTATCAAGAGATGGTTTCAGGGTTATTGATTGAGAACGGGAAAGTGCGTGGCGTTCGGACTTCGCTCGGAATCGAAATACGAGGCCGCGCCGTAGTGTTGACAAATGGCACCTTTCTGAACGGACTTATTCATATTGGTGAGAAACAGTTTGGCGGCGGAAGGGCAGGAGAGAGTGCATCGTTCGGCATTACGGAAGACCTGGTGCGCGCGGGTTTTGAGTCCGGCCGCATGAAGACAGGTACACCTCCCCGCGTCGACGGTCGCTCGTTGGATTATTCCAAAATGAATGAGGAGAAAGGCGATGCGCGTCCGGATAAGTTTTCGTATTCTGACGAAACACGCCCGTTGGAGCGGCAAAAATCCTGCTGGATGACGTACACCTCGAACGACGTACACGACATCCTACGGGAAGGGTTTGATCGTTCGCCCATGTTCAACGGCCGCATCAAAAGTCTCGGACCACGTTACTGTCCTTCCATAGAAGATAAAATCAATCGCTTTGCCGATAAAGAACGGCACCAACTCTTTATAGAGCCGGAAGGCTGGGACACGGTGGAAGTATACGTGAACGGCTTTTCCACGTCGCTGCCAGAAGATGTGCAATACAAAGCACTGAAGTCGGTAGCCGGTTTTGAGAACGTCAAGTTCTTCCGTCCGGGTTACGCGATCGAATACGATTACTTCCCACCAACGCAATTGAAACATACACTCGAAACCAAATTGGTGGAGAACCTGTACTTCGCCGGGCAAATCAACGGCACGACAGGATATGAGGAAGCGGCGTCACAAGGACTCATGGCCGGCATCAACGCGCACCTGAAGATTCACGAAAAGGATCCACTTGTGTTACGGCGTGATGAAGCTTACATCGGGGTATTGATCGACGACTTAATTACAAAAGGAACAGAAGAGCCCTACCGGATGTTTACGTCCCGTGCTGAATACAGAACGTTGCTACGACAGGATAACGCCGATTTCCGTCTTACGCCCAAATCGTTTGAAATTGGATTAGCATCGGAATCGCGGATGCGCCGTATGGAACACAAGTTCGCCGAAGCCGAGAAGATGGTACAGTTTTTCCGTACGACCAGCGTCAGTGTCGCGGAAATGAACCCGATTCTCGAATCGAAGGATTCCGCCCCAATCATACAATCCGATAAATTATTCAAACTGCTTTCGCGTCCGCAGGTGGATCTCGACGATTTGATGACGGTGGAAAGCGTGGCCACCTACATCAATGAGCACCAGCCGGACCGCGAAATCCTCGAACAGGCCGAAGTACAGGTCAAGTACGCCGGCTATATCGAACGCGAACGCAACAACGCCGACAAGTTAACGCGACTGGAAGATGTGAAGATTCCCGATAGTTTTGACTACGATAAAGTACGCTCGATGTCGATAGAGGCACGGCAGAAGCTCAAACACATCCGCCCGGTGACCATTTCACAGGCGTCGCGCATCAGCGGCGTTTCGCCAAGTGATATTTCTGTGTTGCTAATCCACATGGGACGATGA
- a CDS encoding helix-turn-helix domain-containing protein, which yields MQQFSDAARHVLRFVNQTHRSLFLTGKAGTGKTTLLREIIRTTHKNTVVVAPTGIAALNAGGVTIHSMFGLPISAFIPDHSAPHVSDRFRAETRQSLKRHLRMSAPKRAVLSALELLVIDEVSMLRADLLDAVDFALQYTRKNNRPFGGVQVLYIGDLQQLPPVVKEEEWALLGRYYKGRYFFHAKVIERQPPVYIELTEIYRQSDAVFIDILNDLRHNKVTASGMQRLNSHVRPGFEVAQNPGYIVLTTHNAKADTLNAKTLEAIPEPTQTYRAEVTGDFPDKIYPLDETLVLKPGAQVMFVKNDTSPERLYFNGKMGVVRSLSEAEIFVYFADENTTIQVERYEWQNIRYSVDENTKEIVEDVIGTFVQYPLKLAWAITVHKSQGLTFDRAALDVSDVFMPGQAYVALSRLRSLDGLVLLSPMRMNGMRTDDDVVDFASQRADQATLEATFEVESRLFIRDFLLDTFQWDALIAAWREHVESYRHEGKGEKAKQASWAQQQLNTLAGCGEPSRKFQSQLAHLFSVAEPDIDFVSQRLDAAIAYFQPMLEQVLEAVIWKMEEVARWKKGRQFYQELEELENELTIRILRLFRARDMVAVIRDRRPLEKTTLTENHSGYRDAIRKRVRDAYREANGGNGSDDRPSARKGKKEPAEKKKSTVIQTYELWCEKRSVREIAELRSLTTQTINGHIAKLVEARAIALHEVLPEERIAELAQIFEGYEDPSLGPLKERHGERFTWDELKLYKAGLIAASQVVD from the coding sequence ATGCAGCAGTTTTCAGACGCCGCCCGGCACGTGCTTCGTTTTGTCAATCAAACGCACCGCTCGCTTTTCCTGACGGGTAAGGCAGGCACCGGCAAGACGACACTTCTTCGCGAAATCATCCGCACGACGCACAAGAACACGGTGGTCGTCGCACCCACCGGCATTGCAGCGCTCAACGCGGGCGGCGTAACCATCCATTCAATGTTTGGCCTCCCGATTTCGGCCTTCATTCCCGATCATAGTGCGCCACACGTCTCCGATCGCTTTCGCGCCGAAACCCGACAATCGCTCAAACGACACCTGAGAATGAGCGCCCCTAAACGGGCGGTGCTGTCGGCGCTTGAACTGTTGGTAATCGATGAGGTAAGTATGTTGCGTGCCGACCTGCTCGATGCGGTCGATTTCGCGCTGCAATACACCCGAAAGAACAACCGCCCGTTCGGAGGGGTGCAGGTGCTGTATATCGGTGATTTACAACAGCTTCCACCCGTTGTAAAAGAAGAGGAATGGGCACTCCTGGGTCGCTATTACAAAGGCCGGTATTTTTTCCACGCCAAGGTCATTGAACGCCAACCACCGGTCTACATCGAACTCACCGAAATTTACCGCCAGTCCGATGCCGTTTTTATCGATATCCTCAATGACCTGCGCCACAATAAAGTAACCGCTTCGGGCATGCAACGGCTCAACAGCCACGTACGGCCGGGCTTCGAAGTGGCCCAAAACCCCGGTTACATCGTGCTGACGACGCATAATGCAAAAGCCGACACGCTGAATGCCAAGACATTGGAAGCCATTCCAGAACCAACTCAAACCTATCGGGCAGAGGTCACGGGCGACTTTCCGGATAAAATCTACCCCCTTGACGAAACACTGGTGCTCAAGCCGGGCGCCCAGGTGATGTTCGTGAAGAACGATACGTCGCCGGAACGTCTGTATTTCAATGGCAAAATGGGCGTTGTCCGCTCGCTTTCAGAGGCCGAGATATTTGTGTATTTCGCAGATGAAAACACCACCATCCAGGTCGAGCGGTACGAGTGGCAGAACATTCGCTATTCGGTAGACGAAAACACCAAGGAGATTGTGGAGGACGTCATCGGAACCTTCGTCCAATATCCGCTCAAACTGGCGTGGGCGATTACCGTACACAAGAGCCAGGGACTCACCTTTGACCGTGCCGCGCTGGATGTTTCGGATGTATTTATGCCCGGACAGGCCTACGTGGCACTGTCACGGTTGCGATCGCTTGACGGACTCGTTTTGCTTTCTCCCATGCGAATGAACGGCATGCGAACCGATGACGATGTGGTCGATTTCGCGTCGCAGCGGGCCGACCAGGCCACCCTTGAAGCGACCTTTGAAGTGGAAAGTCGGCTGTTTATCAGGGATTTCCTTCTCGATACCTTCCAGTGGGATGCACTGATTGCCGCCTGGCGGGAACATGTCGAATCCTACCGGCATGAAGGGAAAGGGGAGAAGGCGAAACAGGCTTCCTGGGCACAGCAACAGCTAAACACCCTAGCCGGATGCGGTGAACCTTCCCGTAAATTCCAGTCGCAACTTGCCCATCTTTTCAGTGTCGCAGAGCCTGATATAGACTTTGTTTCCCAACGACTTGACGCGGCCATCGCGTACTTCCAACCGATGTTAGAACAGGTGTTGGAAGCGGTCATATGGAAAATGGAGGAAGTGGCCCGATGGAAGAAAGGCCGGCAATTCTACCAGGAACTCGAGGAGTTGGAAAACGAACTTACCATCCGGATACTACGCCTGTTCCGGGCACGTGACATGGTAGCGGTCATACGCGATCGTCGACCGTTGGAGAAAACCACGCTTACCGAAAATCATTCCGGTTACCGCGACGCCATTCGAAAGCGCGTGCGGGACGCCTATCGCGAAGCAAACGGAGGAAACGGATCAGACGACCGTCCATCTGCACGGAAAGGCAAGAAAGAGCCTGCGGAAAAGAAAAAATCAACGGTAATACAGACCTACGAATTGTGGTGCGAGAAACGGTCGGTTCGCGAAATAGCTGAGCTGCGAAGCCTCACTACGCAAACCATCAACGGACACATCGCGAAACTGGTAGAGGCGCGTGCCATCGCCCTGCACGAGGTGTTGCCAGAAGAGCGGATAGCGGAATTGGCACAGATATTCGAAGGGTACGAAGATCCGTCACTCGGGCCGTTAAAGGAACGTCACGGCGAACGTTTCACGTGGGACGAACTAAAACTCTATAAAGCCGGCCTCATAGCAGCCTCGCAGGTTGTCGATTAG
- the ybeY gene encoding rRNA maturation RNase YbeY encodes MITFNYESDFELTNESRYGDWISRVVQSEGKKEGEISYVFCDDAYLHEINVQYLQHDTLTDIISFDYSLGNEISGDIFISVERVQDNAVDFNVAFEEELLRVMAHGVLHYCGYKDKSPEDETLMRTKEEEKIAMFHVEHNS; translated from the coding sequence ATGATAACCTTTAACTACGAATCAGATTTTGAGCTCACGAATGAGTCGCGCTATGGCGATTGGATTTCTCGTGTGGTACAATCAGAAGGCAAAAAGGAAGGGGAGATTAGTTATGTGTTCTGTGACGACGCATACTTACACGAGATAAATGTTCAGTATTTGCAGCACGACACCTTAACGGATATCATCAGCTTCGATTACTCTTTAGGCAACGAGATTAGCGGCGATATCTTCATTTCGGTGGAGCGCGTACAAGACAATGCGGTCGATTTCAACGTGGCCTTTGAAGAAGAATTATTACGGGTAATGGCCCACGGCGTCCTACATTACTGTGGTTACAAAGACAAGTCACCGGAGGATGAGACGCTGATGCGAACAAAAGAAGAAGAGAAGATTGCGATGTTCCACGTGGAACACAATTCATAA
- a CDS encoding class I SAM-dependent methyltransferase, which yields MHVPDLTPHLEIPDHSVSHELFTVFRSERLDLLATHPQPAAEALGRYYESDDYISHTDGKRSLFERVYHLVKSYALQQKCRLISRFAAKGKLLDIGAGTGDFLATALAQGWDVTGFEPNAKAAAIAQAKGVSLTNTTSALPDGTFSAITMWHVLEHVPDPKAQLDELYRLLQPGGFAFVAVPNFKSYDASYYGTFWAAYDVPRHLWHFSQTAIRALATESSFELVDVLPMKFDAFYVSLLSEKYQNGRMRFLPAFRVGWRSNRKAKRTGQYSSLIYVLEKAINDK from the coding sequence ATGCACGTTCCTGATCTTACGCCTCATCTCGAAATTCCCGACCATTCGGTATCCCATGAATTGTTTACGGTTTTCCGGAGTGAACGTCTTGACCTGTTGGCCACACACCCGCAGCCAGCTGCTGAGGCGCTCGGGCGGTATTACGAGAGTGACGATTATATCTCCCATACCGATGGGAAAAGAAGTCTTTTCGAACGCGTTTACCATCTGGTTAAATCGTATGCCCTCCAACAAAAATGCCGTTTGATCAGTCGTTTCGCTGCCAAAGGAAAACTGCTTGACATCGGTGCCGGAACGGGCGACTTTCTCGCTACCGCCCTTGCGCAGGGATGGGACGTAACCGGCTTCGAACCCAACGCCAAGGCGGCGGCTATCGCACAGGCGAAGGGTGTATCCCTGACGAACACTACATCAGCACTTCCCGACGGGACATTTTCCGCCATCACCATGTGGCACGTACTCGAACACGTGCCGGATCCCAAGGCCCAGCTCGACGAGTTGTATCGGTTGTTGCAGCCAGGCGGCTTTGCATTTGTGGCCGTTCCAAACTTTAAATCCTACGATGCGTCGTACTACGGAACGTTTTGGGCCGCGTATGACGTACCCCGTCACCTCTGGCACTTTTCCCAAACCGCTATCCGCGCGTTGGCCACTGAATCATCTTTCGAATTGGTTGATGTGTTGCCAATGAAATTCGACGCGTTTTATGTCAGTCTGCTTTCAGAGAAATACCAGAATGGGCGTATGCGGTTTTTACCTGCCTTTCGGGTAGGATGGCGCTCCAACCGCAAGGCAAAGCGCACGGGGCAATACTCTTCGCTGATTTACGTGCTTGAAAAAGCCATAAACGACAAATAA